In the Mesorhizobium sp. J428 genome, one interval contains:
- a CDS encoding helix-turn-helix domain-containing protein, with protein MVAFVAFMGHIADMASSHRTQSGKRPPQISKAVAAVERTAAARVVSLISAGSRSRRETVELVNSKGERLTLPNALTDVVYRAAELLADGTPVAVLPEEAMLSTQDAAEFLNVSRQYLVRLVDAGELPAVKVGSHRRLRVLDVMAFKEGRDAKRSTALDRLSQLTEEVGGYELGAKSR; from the coding sequence GTGGTTGCGTTTGTAGCGTTTATGGGCCATATAGCCGACATGGCTTCGTCACACCGCACACAGTCAGGCAAAAGGCCTCCTCAAATCTCGAAAGCCGTTGCGGCCGTCGAACGAACGGCGGCTGCTCGTGTGGTATCGCTCATCTCGGCCGGGTCGAGAAGCAGGCGGGAGACGGTTGAACTGGTCAATTCGAAAGGTGAACGGCTGACGCTCCCGAACGCCCTGACCGACGTCGTTTATCGCGCAGCGGAGCTGCTCGCCGACGGAACGCCAGTTGCGGTCCTACCCGAGGAAGCCATGCTGTCCACGCAGGATGCGGCGGAATTCCTGAACGTCTCTCGCCAATATCTTGTCCGGTTGGTCGACGCCGGTGAACTGCCGGCTGTAAAGGTCGGCAGCCATCGGCGCCTTAGGGTCCTGGACGTCATGGCATTCAAAGAAGGCCGTGACGCCAAGCGTTCGACGGCATTGGATCGTCTCAGCCAGCTGACCGAAGAGGTTGGCGGCTACGAGCTTGGTGCGAAGTCTCGTTAG
- a CDS encoding phosphatidylserine synthase: MSVVIAIPVFRIACKVGLDRGRAWSVVDELLLWAVWKEPKSIAALAAGANLPHQLVVASIARLMRFRLVEVVLTDEGVTFKASAFGFEAVNSVNPLPFFPTRVSRRVSFVIEWATGDFFPTRQIRLVTQAKLEELRSIGTEVRVITVDGGGPSMSHEANLNRLSDIATRGLDEQVALVDGRTATMRDDEFMLLRVIDGSAQGVPQHAGTALRALVDEAAHLPAGTTDFQVTYAGPRETRDNEPVVHDCRFDPADIIIGGSAQRDCLEQLLGRAHRRVIIHSTFLDAARFSQLKPLIQAACARGVTFDLLWGAEKDEETAARNGAAASSIAQIVREDRDMRGRFRIHMRTTGSHAKVILVDTPSDGWVAGIGSCNWLSSPFQSVELSVLLRDQHLVADVASALQRLTGRRGLADSIATEMAITARDMRRSPKVGGNARVSIVVGDAHDGILRTASGTAEHRFVIGSNRLGSTARPGALLQGEVAARRDGLRSVVLHSALRPPQEQTCPGARGGSTG, from the coding sequence ATGAGCGTCGTCATTGCCATTCCTGTGTTCCGCATTGCCTGCAAGGTCGGTCTCGATCGGGGGCGGGCGTGGAGCGTGGTCGACGAGCTCCTGCTCTGGGCGGTGTGGAAAGAACCGAAGTCGATTGCAGCATTGGCCGCTGGCGCGAACCTCCCGCACCAGCTTGTGGTTGCGTCGATTGCACGGTTGATGCGCTTCCGGCTTGTAGAAGTGGTGCTGACCGACGAGGGCGTGACCTTCAAAGCCAGCGCCTTCGGGTTCGAGGCCGTCAACAGTGTCAACCCGTTGCCGTTCTTTCCGACACGGGTTTCGCGCCGGGTCAGCTTCGTCATCGAATGGGCAACGGGAGATTTTTTTCCGACCCGCCAGATCCGCCTCGTGACGCAGGCCAAACTTGAGGAATTGCGCAGCATCGGCACCGAGGTACGGGTCATTACCGTGGATGGTGGTGGCCCGTCGATGTCGCACGAGGCCAATCTCAATCGTCTGTCGGATATCGCCACACGCGGCCTGGACGAGCAGGTCGCATTGGTCGATGGGCGGACAGCTACGATGCGGGACGACGAATTCATGCTTCTTCGGGTGATCGACGGGTCAGCGCAGGGCGTCCCGCAGCATGCCGGGACGGCGCTGCGGGCTCTCGTGGATGAGGCCGCCCACTTGCCGGCCGGGACGACCGATTTCCAGGTCACCTACGCGGGGCCGAGGGAAACCCGGGACAATGAACCGGTTGTCCATGATTGCCGCTTTGACCCTGCCGACATCATAATCGGCGGTTCAGCGCAGCGTGATTGCCTCGAGCAGCTGTTGGGTCGGGCACATCGAAGGGTCATCATCCATTCGACATTCCTGGATGCAGCCCGTTTCTCGCAGTTGAAGCCCCTCATCCAAGCCGCATGCGCTCGCGGGGTTACCTTTGATCTGCTTTGGGGGGCGGAGAAGGACGAAGAAACGGCGGCAAGAAACGGAGCTGCAGCGTCCTCGATCGCCCAGATCGTGAGGGAGGATCGCGACATGAGAGGGCGGTTTCGCATTCACATGCGCACCACCGGCTCTCACGCCAAGGTGATCCTCGTCGACACCCCTAGCGATGGCTGGGTTGCCGGCATTGGATCGTGCAACTGGCTCTCCTCACCCTTTCAGTCAGTCGAGCTTTCGGTCCTTCTGCGCGACCAGCATCTCGTGGCCGATGTCGCGTCAGCTCTTCAGCGTCTGACCGGACGCCGCGGTCTGGCGGACTCGATCGCAACCGAGATGGCGATCACCGCCCGCGACATGCGGCGTTCGCCGAAAGTGGGCGGCAACGCACGGGTGTCGATTGTCGTGGGCGACGCTCATGACGGGATACTGCGCACCGCCAGCGGAACGGCCGAGCACAGGTTCGTTATCGGAAGCAATCGGCTCGGATCCACCGCCAGACCCGGCGCGCTGCTGCAGGGGGAGGTCGCGGCCCGCCGGGACGGGTTGCGATCTGTCGTTTTACACTCAGCCCTCCGGCCCCCTCAAGAACAGACATGCCCAGGCGCTAGAGGAGGAAGCACGGGCTGA